Proteins encoded together in one Hevea brasiliensis isolate MT/VB/25A 57/8 chromosome 16, ASM3005281v1, whole genome shotgun sequence window:
- the LOC110637162 gene encoding U-box domain-containing protein 21-like, with product MMLSWRRRRAAARLARNNNLNNDDSGDHLEMEISIPPHFRCPISFDLMKDPVTLSTGITYDRESIEKWIEDGNQTCPVTNQVLLSFDQIPNHFIRKIIQDWCVENRSYGIERIPTPCIPITPYEVSEICKRIMGATQRRDHKKCEELVVKIKNWGKESERNKRCIVDNGTGCVLAAAFESFAEATSTSSAAEKYTDLLVEILSVLVWMLPFGGEGQTRLGSMSSLRCITWLLKNSGDLSARQNAVLVLKELLYLDEKHVNALVEIGVIQALVELIKEPICPASTKASLMVIFYMISPSTISDKIASTFVELDFVSLIIEILVDGDKSICEKALGVLDHVCDSIEGRQKAYENALTIPVLFQKILASELSSKFSVSILWKLCKNEKSEEGGVVAEALQLKVGAFQKLLILLQVGCDNSTKEKVTELLKLLNLGRAKLDCIGSSMDFRYLKKSY from the coding sequence ATGATGTTATCTtggaggagaagaagggctgcagCTCGTCTTGCAAGAAACAACAATCTTAATAATGATGATTCAGGCGATCACTTGGAGATGGAAATCTCGATTCCACCTCATTTCCGGTGCCCGATTTCTTTTGACTTGATGAAAGATCCGGTTACTTTGTCGACGGGGATCACTTACGATCGAGAGAGCATTGAGAAGTGGATAGAAGATGGTAACCAGACTTGTCCAGTTACTAATCAGGTGTTGTTGAGCTTCGATCAAATACCTAACCATTTCATACGCAAGATTATTCAAGATTGGTGCGTTGAGAATAGATCTTATGGGATTGAAAGGATTCCAACTCCTTGCATTCCTATCACGCCGTATGAGGTTTCAGAGATTTGTAAGAGAATTATGGGGGCAACCCAACGTAGGGATCATAAGAAGTGTGAAGAATTGGTGGTGAAGATCAAGAACTGGGGAAAGGAAAGCGAACGAAACAAAAGGTGTATTGTGGATAACGGAACCGGTTGTGTTTTGGCAGCTGCTTTCGAGTCATTTGCAGAAGCAACAAGTACCTCTTCTGCCGCGGAGAAGTACACAGATTTGCTGGTGGAGATATTGTCAGTTTTGGTATGGATGCTTCCATTTGGTGGAGAAGGCCAGACCAGGCTAGGATCGATGAGTTCTTTACGTTGCATAACATGGCTTTTGAAGAATAGTGGAGACCTTTCAGCTAGACAAAACGCAGTTTTGGTACTCAAGGAGCTTCTTTATTTAGATGAAAAGCATGTAAATGCCTTGGTGGAGATAGGAGTTATTCAAGCACTAGTCGAGTTAATCAAGGAGCCAATTTGCCCTGCTTCCACGAAAGCTTCACTAATGGTGATATTCTACATGATATCTCCTTCAACAATCAGCGACAAGATTGCATCAACATTTGTAGAACTGGATTTTGTCTCGTTGATAATAGAGATTCTCGTTGATGGAGATAAAAGCATATGTGAGAAGGCATTGGGTGTATTGGACCATGTTTGTGACTCCATAGAAGGGAGACAAAAGGCGTATGAGAATGCTCTTACAATTCCTGTGTTGTTTCAGAAAATTTTAGCTTCAGAATTGTCATCAAAGTTCTCAGTGTCAATTCTGTGGAAGCTTTGCAAGAATGAGAAAAGCGAGGAAGGAGGTGTTGTAGCCGAAGCACTTCAGCTTAAAGTAGGAGCATTTCAGAAGCTACTGATACTCTTACAGGTTGGTTGTGATAATAGCACAAAAGAGAAGGTTACtgagttgttgaaattgttgaATCTTGGCAGAGCCAAGCTAGACTGTATTGGTTCCTCAATGGATTTCAGGTACCTTAAGAAGTCCTACtga
- the LOC110637182 gene encoding receptor protein kinase TMK1 isoform X1 — MAFFLSLRIEKRACLSCKLLLLFLSSFSSIFLIVNSQATPSEDVAVMLALKKSLNVPDSLGWSDPDPCNWNHVGCSIDRRVTRIQIGRQNLRGTLPSNLQNLTQLERLELQWNNISGLLPSFNGLSSLQVIMLSGNQFTSIPSDFFTGLSSLKAVEIDNNPFSSWVIPESIKNSSTLQNFSANSANISGSIPNFFGPDAFPGLTILHLAFNELEGELPASFAGSQIQSLWLNGQKSEGKLTGRIDVIQNMTLLKDVWLHSNGFTGPLPDFSGLKDLQVLSIRDNSFTGPVPLSLVNLESLNVVNLTNNFFQGPMPVFNSLVSVDMTKDSNSFCLPSPGECDSRVNTLLLILKSMGYPQRFAQNWKGNDPCADWIGITCTQGNITVVNFQKMDLTGTISPEFASLKSLQRLALDGNNLTGSIPQELTTLPALKELGVSNNQLSGKIPVFKSNVLVNTNGNPDIGKESNSSTSLGPPSASPSADAGSGNSGSSGNGGKKSSTKIGVIVLCVVGGILLIIFVGLLSFLLCKKKQKRFSRVQSPNAMVIHPRHSGSDNESVKITVAGSSVSVGAISETHTIPASEQGDVQMVEAGNMVISIQVLRNVTNNFSEKNILGQGGFGVVYKGELHDGTKIAVKRMESGVISGKGLSEFKSEIAVLTKVRHRHLVALLGYCLDGNEKLLVYEFMPQGTLSRHLFNWAHEGLKPLEWTKRLTIALDVARGVEYLHGLAHQSFIHRDLKPSNILLGDDMRAKVADFGLVRLAPEGKGSIETRIAGTFGYLAPEYAVTGRVTTKVDVFSFGVILMELITGRKALDDSQPEESMHLVTWFRRLHLNKESFHKAIDPTIDLDEETLASISTVAELAGHCSAREPSQRPDMGHAVNVLSSLVELWKPTTQNPEDIYGIDLEMSLPQVLQKWQAFENRSNLEYSSSSLLLSLDNTQTSIPTCPYGFAESLTSADGR; from the exons AtggctttctttctttctctgagGATAGAGAAGAGAGCTTGTCTCAGTTGCAAGCTTttgcttctttttctttctagTTTTTCTTCAATCTTTCTCATTGTCAACTCTCAAGCTACCCCTAGTGAAGATGTTGCAGTTATGCTTGCCCTCAAGAAAAGCCTCAATGTGCCTGATTCTCTTGGATGGTCTGACCCGGATCCCTGCAACTGGAACCATGTTGGCTGCTCTATTGATAGACGAGTCACCCGCATCCAAATTGGTCGACAAAACCTTCGAGGTACACTCCCTTCAAATCTTCAAAACCTTACTCAACTAGAGCGCTTAGAGCTTCAATGGAACAACATTTCCGGTCTTCTACCTAGTTTTAACGGGTTAAGCTCACTACAAGTGATAATGCTTTCTGGGAATCAGTTTACTTCCATTCCTAGTGATTTCTTTACTGGTTTGTCCTCTCTTAAGGCTGTTGAGATTGATAACAACCCATTTTCCTCCTGGGTAATCCCTGAAAGTATTAAAAACTCTTCTACTTTGCAGAATTTCTCCGCAAATTCGGCAAACATCTCTGGGTCAATACCCAATTTTTTTGGTCCAGATGCTTTTCCGGGCctaaccattctgcatttggcctTCAATGAGCTTGAAGGTGAGTTGCCTGCGAGCTTTGCTGGGTCACAGATCCAGTCTTTGTGGCTCAATGGGCAGAAGAGTGAAGGCAAGCTTACTGGTAGAATTGATGTTATACAGAACATGACTTTGTTGAAGGATGTTTGGTTGCATTCTAATGGGTTTACGGGTCCTTTACCAGATTTTTCGGGTTTGAAAGATTTGCAGGTCTTGAGTATAAGGGATAATTCATTCACGGGTCCTGTTCCTTTGTCTTTGGTGAATCTTGAGTCTTTGAATGTAGTGAATTTGACAAATAATTTCTTTCAAGGGCCTATGCCTGTGTTCAATAGCTTGGTCTCTGTTGATATGACCAAGGATTCAAATAGTTTTTGTCTGCCAAGTCCCGGTGAATGTGATTCCAGGGTTAACACGTTGCTTCTGATTTTGAAATCAATGGGTTACCCACAAAGGTTCGCCCAGAATTGGAAGGGGAATGATCCTTGTGCAGATTGGATTGGAATTACTTGTACTCAAGGGAACATTACTGTTGTAAACTTCCAGAAGATGGATCTCACAGGAACCATTTCCCCTGAGTTTGCTTCTCTTAAGTCCTTACAAAGATTGGCTCTTGATGGTAATAATCTCACAGGTTCAATTCCACAGGAGCTTACTACTCTGCCTGCACTAAAGGAACTTGGCGTGTCAAACAATCAACTTTCTGGCAAAATTCCAGTTTTCAAGAGTAATGTGTTGGTGAATACTAATGGTAATCCAGATATAGGGAAGGAATCTAATAGTTCTACATCTCTAGGTCCTCCATCAGCCTCTCCATCGGCAGATGCAGGTTCTGGAAATAGTGGCAGCTCTGGAAATGGTGGCAAGAAATCATCTACTAAGATTGGAGTAATTGTGTTATGTGTCGTTGGAGGCATACTTTTGATAATCTTTGTTGGCTTGTTGAGTTTCTTGCTATGTAAGAAGAAACAAAAGCGGTTTAGCAGAGTGCAGAGTCCAAATGCAATGGTGATCCATCCTCGCCATTCTGGATCTGATAACGAGAGTGTAAAGATCACAGTTGCTGGTTCAAGTGTTAGTGTTGGTGCAATTAGCGAGACACATACTATTCCTGCAAGTGAGCAAGGTGATGTTCAAATGGTTGAAGCAGGGAACATGGTCATTTCTATTCAAGTCTTAAGGAATGTGACAAACAATTTCAGTGAGAAAAATATATTGGGTCAAGGAGGTTTTGGAGTGGTGTACAAAGGTGAATTGCATGATGGTACAAAGATTGCTGTCAAGAGAATGGAGTCTGGGGTCATAAGTGGGAAGGGACTAAGTGAGTTTAAGTCTGAGATTGCTGTGCTGACCAAGGTTAGGCACCGGCATCTTGTTGCTCTTCTTGGGTACTGCTTGGATGGTAATGAGAAGCttcttgtttatgaatttatgccaCAAGGGACACTCAGTAGGCATCTTTTTAATTGGGCACATGAAGGACTGAAACCCCTAGAGTGGACAAAGAGGTTGACTATAGCCTTGGATGTAGCAAGGGGTGTTGAATACCTTCATGGTTTGGCACATCAAAGTTTTATACATAGGGACTTGAAACCCTCAAACATTCTTCTTGGGGATGATATGAGGGCCAAGGTTGCCGATTTTGGTCTTGTACGCCTTGCACCAGAGGGTAAAGGCTCAATTGAAACACGAATCGCTGGAACTTTCGGATACTTGGCACCGGAATATGCAG TTACTGGTAGGGTGACAACTAAAGTGGATGTTTTCAGTTTTGGGGTGATATTGATGGAGCTTATAACAGGTAGAAAAGCTCTCGATGATAGCCAGCCTGAGGAGAGCATGCATCTTGTAACTTGGTTCCGCAGGTTGCACCTCAACAAGGAATCCTTCCACAAGGCCATTGACCCCACGATTGACCTCGATGAGGAAACACTTGCAAGTATCAGCACTGTTGCAGAGTTGGCAGGCCACTGCAGTGCAAGAGAGCCATCTCAAAGACCAGACATGGGGCATGCTGTCAACGTGTTATCTTCTCTAGTGGAGCTCTGGAAACCAACTACCCAAAATCCTGAAGATATATATGGCATTGATCTTGAAATGTCCTTACCGCAAGTACTTCAGAAGTGGCAAGCCTTTGAAAATAGAAGCAACTTGGAatattcatcttcttcactcctcCTCAGCTTAGATAATACTCAGACCAGTATACCCACATGTCCATATGGGTTCGCGGAATCATTGACATCAGCAGATGGGAGATAA
- the LOC110637182 gene encoding receptor protein kinase TMK1 isoform X2 gives MTLLKDVWLHSNGFTGPLPDFSGLKDLQVLSIRDNSFTGPVPLSLVNLESLNVVNLTNNFFQGPMPVFNSLVSVDMTKDSNSFCLPSPGECDSRVNTLLLILKSMGYPQRFAQNWKGNDPCADWIGITCTQGNITVVNFQKMDLTGTISPEFASLKSLQRLALDGNNLTGSIPQELTTLPALKELGVSNNQLSGKIPVFKSNVLVNTNGNPDIGKESNSSTSLGPPSASPSADAGSGNSGSSGNGGKKSSTKIGVIVLCVVGGILLIIFVGLLSFLLCKKKQKRFSRVQSPNAMVIHPRHSGSDNESVKITVAGSSVSVGAISETHTIPASEQGDVQMVEAGNMVISIQVLRNVTNNFSEKNILGQGGFGVVYKGELHDGTKIAVKRMESGVISGKGLSEFKSEIAVLTKVRHRHLVALLGYCLDGNEKLLVYEFMPQGTLSRHLFNWAHEGLKPLEWTKRLTIALDVARGVEYLHGLAHQSFIHRDLKPSNILLGDDMRAKVADFGLVRLAPEGKGSIETRIAGTFGYLAPEYAVTGRVTTKVDVFSFGVILMELITGRKALDDSQPEESMHLVTWFRRLHLNKESFHKAIDPTIDLDEETLASISTVAELAGHCSAREPSQRPDMGHAVNVLSSLVELWKPTTQNPEDIYGIDLEMSLPQVLQKWQAFENRSNLEYSSSSLLLSLDNTQTSIPTCPYGFAESLTSADGR, from the exons ATGACTTTGTTGAAGGATGTTTGGTTGCATTCTAATGGGTTTACGGGTCCTTTACCAGATTTTTCGGGTTTGAAAGATTTGCAGGTCTTGAGTATAAGGGATAATTCATTCACGGGTCCTGTTCCTTTGTCTTTGGTGAATCTTGAGTCTTTGAATGTAGTGAATTTGACAAATAATTTCTTTCAAGGGCCTATGCCTGTGTTCAATAGCTTGGTCTCTGTTGATATGACCAAGGATTCAAATAGTTTTTGTCTGCCAAGTCCCGGTGAATGTGATTCCAGGGTTAACACGTTGCTTCTGATTTTGAAATCAATGGGTTACCCACAAAGGTTCGCCCAGAATTGGAAGGGGAATGATCCTTGTGCAGATTGGATTGGAATTACTTGTACTCAAGGGAACATTACTGTTGTAAACTTCCAGAAGATGGATCTCACAGGAACCATTTCCCCTGAGTTTGCTTCTCTTAAGTCCTTACAAAGATTGGCTCTTGATGGTAATAATCTCACAGGTTCAATTCCACAGGAGCTTACTACTCTGCCTGCACTAAAGGAACTTGGCGTGTCAAACAATCAACTTTCTGGCAAAATTCCAGTTTTCAAGAGTAATGTGTTGGTGAATACTAATGGTAATCCAGATATAGGGAAGGAATCTAATAGTTCTACATCTCTAGGTCCTCCATCAGCCTCTCCATCGGCAGATGCAGGTTCTGGAAATAGTGGCAGCTCTGGAAATGGTGGCAAGAAATCATCTACTAAGATTGGAGTAATTGTGTTATGTGTCGTTGGAGGCATACTTTTGATAATCTTTGTTGGCTTGTTGAGTTTCTTGCTATGTAAGAAGAAACAAAAGCGGTTTAGCAGAGTGCAGAGTCCAAATGCAATGGTGATCCATCCTCGCCATTCTGGATCTGATAACGAGAGTGTAAAGATCACAGTTGCTGGTTCAAGTGTTAGTGTTGGTGCAATTAGCGAGACACATACTATTCCTGCAAGTGAGCAAGGTGATGTTCAAATGGTTGAAGCAGGGAACATGGTCATTTCTATTCAAGTCTTAAGGAATGTGACAAACAATTTCAGTGAGAAAAATATATTGGGTCAAGGAGGTTTTGGAGTGGTGTACAAAGGTGAATTGCATGATGGTACAAAGATTGCTGTCAAGAGAATGGAGTCTGGGGTCATAAGTGGGAAGGGACTAAGTGAGTTTAAGTCTGAGATTGCTGTGCTGACCAAGGTTAGGCACCGGCATCTTGTTGCTCTTCTTGGGTACTGCTTGGATGGTAATGAGAAGCttcttgtttatgaatttatgccaCAAGGGACACTCAGTAGGCATCTTTTTAATTGGGCACATGAAGGACTGAAACCCCTAGAGTGGACAAAGAGGTTGACTATAGCCTTGGATGTAGCAAGGGGTGTTGAATACCTTCATGGTTTGGCACATCAAAGTTTTATACATAGGGACTTGAAACCCTCAAACATTCTTCTTGGGGATGATATGAGGGCCAAGGTTGCCGATTTTGGTCTTGTACGCCTTGCACCAGAGGGTAAAGGCTCAATTGAAACACGAATCGCTGGAACTTTCGGATACTTGGCACCGGAATATGCAG TTACTGGTAGGGTGACAACTAAAGTGGATGTTTTCAGTTTTGGGGTGATATTGATGGAGCTTATAACAGGTAGAAAAGCTCTCGATGATAGCCAGCCTGAGGAGAGCATGCATCTTGTAACTTGGTTCCGCAGGTTGCACCTCAACAAGGAATCCTTCCACAAGGCCATTGACCCCACGATTGACCTCGATGAGGAAACACTTGCAAGTATCAGCACTGTTGCAGAGTTGGCAGGCCACTGCAGTGCAAGAGAGCCATCTCAAAGACCAGACATGGGGCATGCTGTCAACGTGTTATCTTCTCTAGTGGAGCTCTGGAAACCAACTACCCAAAATCCTGAAGATATATATGGCATTGATCTTGAAATGTCCTTACCGCAAGTACTTCAGAAGTGGCAAGCCTTTGAAAATAGAAGCAACTTGGAatattcatcttcttcactcctcCTCAGCTTAGATAATACTCAGACCAGTATACCCACATGTCCATATGGGTTCGCGGAATCATTGACATCAGCAGATGGGAGATAA